Proteins encoded together in one Phyllostomus discolor isolate MPI-MPIP mPhyDis1 chromosome 6, mPhyDis1.pri.v3, whole genome shotgun sequence window:
- the BCL2L11 gene encoding bcl-2-like protein 11 isoform X3 produces MAKEPSDVSSECGREGGQLQPAEGPPQLRPGAPTSVHIETQGNPEGEGDRCPHGSPQGPLAPPASPGPFATRSPLFIFVRRSSLLSRSSSGYFSFDTDRSPAPMSCNKSTQTPSPPCQAFNHYLNAMGLSE; encoded by the coding sequence ATGGCAAAGGAACCTTCCGATGTAAGTTCTGAGTGTGGGAGAGAAGGTGGACAATTACAGCCTGCGGAGGGGCCTCCTCAGCTCAGGCCTGGGGCTCCCACTTCTGTACATATTGAGACACAAGGTAATCCTGAAGGCGAAGGGGACCGCTGCCCCCACGGCAGCCCTCAGGGCCCGCTGGCCCCACCGGCCAGTCCCGGGCCTTTTGCTACCAGATCCCCGCTTTTCATCTTTGTGAGAAGATCCTCCCTGCTGTCTCGATCCTCCAGCGGGTATTTCTCTTTTGACACAGACAGGAGCCCAGCACCCATGAGCTGCAACAAATCAACTCAAACCCCGAGCCCTCCTTGCCAGGCCTTCAACCATTATCTCAATGCAATGG